The Magnetococcales bacterium nucleotide sequence CAACGCCGACTTTTTTGCCAGCACCGAATATGTCGCCCACATCTATCGGGATGGCTATCGTCGGGGAAGAGCCCGGAACAGCTTTTACTCAGGCATCACCGAGATCTATTCCCCCAACCAGTTCGGCACCATCGAACTCTATGAAGATGAAGCGGGCACCGGGGATCTGGCGGGAGATGTGCGCAGCGGCATAACCGATGAGCTGCTCACGGAGGTCTCCTGTATCGTCTATTCCCAGACCGACATTCAGATCGGCTCTTTCACCACCGGCGTCCTCGGCACCTATTCCCTGACCGATCTGCCCCTGGGGCGACACCGGTTTGTGTGTGAAAAGGATGGATACCAGACCCAGAGCCAATATGCGGCGGTGATTCAGGATGTGGAAACCGAGGTCAACCTGAGCTTGATTCCGGAAGGTGGGGATGAAAACAGCGCCATCATGCGTTTGACCTGGGATGCGGATCCGTCGGATCTGGATTCCCATCTGATCAAATATGATGCGGATGGCGAAGAGGTGTATCACATCTACTATGCCGACAAGACCTCGGGGGATGACAGCCTGGATCTGGATGACACCACCTCCTATGGCCCGGAGACGGTGACGGTCTTTGATGTGGATCCGGATGCGACTTATGTCTATGCCATCTATCACTATTCCGGAGATGGCACGCTGACTACCACGTCGGAAGCGATGGTGCAGGTCAATCTGGGAGGCGGCCTCTATCAATACAACGTGCCCAGTGACGGCACGAGTGGCCGCTGGTGGAAGGTGCTGGAGCTGGTGGACGGCTATATCCTGCCCTGCAACGACGACTGCATCCTGGATAGCGAACCCACCCCCACCACCTCCAAGCACTCCTCCAACCCCCAGTGGTTGCAGGATATGCAGCGGGATCTGATCGCCAAAGAGGATCTGGATTGAGTCGGAAAGATTGATTTACCAGCGCGACCCGGTCGGTGGGATGGGGACGTCTTTGTCCCTCTGACCGGTTGTGCTGGCAGGCATTCGATGGACACGCATCAAAAAGCCCGCTCAACCCTCCCCTGATTCAGCAGGGCATGAAGATGTTGCAACTGGCTGGAATTCAGGAAATTATTTATCTTTCTCCTAAAATCTCCTACAATCTCCCCTAACCGCTTAGGGGAGATCATGATCCAACAAAGATTCGACAGACGCCTGACCCTTCCACCGGAAAAGGCACAGGAAATCCTGACACTCATTGGGGAAATCGATGAGTGCAAAGGGTATTGGCGAGCCTTTACACAACTCTCTCCCCAGTTTCTCAACCAGCTCAAAAAAACAGTCATTGTCAGTTCCAGCGGGGCTTCCACGCGGATTGAGGGGAGCCATCTCTCTGATGATGAGGTTGAGGAACTACTGAAAACAGCCAATATCCGCCGGTTGGTCACCCGGGATGAGCAGGAGGTAGCTGGCTATTTGGAACTCATTCAGGAGGTGTTTACGGCCTGGGAGGGGATCCGATTTTCAGAAAACACCATCAAACATTTTCACCAAATATTGCTGGCCTACAGTGACAAGGATGACAGGCACAAAGGGGTTTATAAATTCGGCTCAAACCGTGTGGAGGCTTTGGATGAGGATGGGAAGGTGATCGGTATTGTTTTTGATCCGACCCCACCCCATTTGGTCCCAAAGGA carries:
- a CDS encoding carboxypeptidase regulatory-like domain-containing protein, which encodes ASHPYAEENGDRAYDEAHAVVTQIKSWLESQTADEMDEATFEVGIKVIDADTGEGVRNALVAIEPLGTLGVDWPEAGCDTDEETCYGTTDSDGATTVNADFFASTEYVAHIYRDGYRRGRARNSFYSGITEIYSPNQFGTIELYEDEAGTGDLAGDVRSGITDELLTEVSCIVYSQTDIQIGSFTTGVLGTYSLTDLPLGRHRFVCEKDGYQTQSQYAAVIQDVETEVNLSLIPEGGDENSAIMRLTWDADPSDLDSHLIKYDADGEEVYHIYYADKTSGDDSLDLDDTTSYGPETVTVFDVDPDATYVYAIYHYSGDGTLTTTSEAMVQVNLGGGLYQYNVPSDGTSGRWWKVLELVDGYILPCNDDCILDSEPTPTTSKHSSNPQWLQDMQRDLIAKEDLD